Part of the Elusimicrobiota bacterium genome is shown below.
CCTCTTTCGGAGGCGTCACGCAGCCGAAACGGATGTTGAAGCCGTGGGAAAAGGACATCACCACGCCTTTTTTGACGTGGGGGGCGATTTCGTTCTTCCAAACCGGCCCCTGGGCTTCGTCGGGCAGGAGGAAATGAATCCAATCCGCGTCCCGGACGGCGGCCACGTTGTCGGTGAGCAGGTTTTTCCCCTCCACCCAGCCGTGCTTGAGGGCCAAGGCGTACCCGCGGCCGCCTTTGCGCACCGCCACGGTCACCTGGCACCCCGAGTCCTTCAGATTCAACGCCTGGGCGTGCCCTTGGGAGCCGTAGCCCAGCACAACGATCTTTTTGTTTTTGAGCAACGCCAAATCGGCGTCCTTTTCGTAAAAGGTTTTGGCCTTCAGTTCGAGGCCGGAATGGCCGTTGGTGGAAGCTGATTTAACCGCGGTCGTCATGGGTATTTCTCCTCAGGAATTAAAAGGCAATTATATCTATTTTTAAAACAGATCCGGAACCACGTCCCCCGGCACTTCGTGGGGGGCGGTCGAGTGGGGGCGGGATTTGATCCACTCCCCGGTCGCCATTTCCTTGTAACCCATCCCCGGCCCCACCATCGGGTAAACAAAGGCGAAGGGATCGATGGTCACGTCCAGAAAAGCCGGCCCGGGGGCGCCCAGGAACTCCTTCAGGGCCCCGTCCACGTCGGCGGGTTTGTCGATCCGGCGGGCGTAAGGGAACCCCATGGCCTGGGCCGCTTTGACAAAATCCAGGGTGTGAAGATTCTTGTCGATGGCGAAGTAACGCTTGTTGAAATACAAGGTCTGCCACTGACGCACCATGCCGTCCCCCTCGTTGTTCAACAGGAGGACCTTGACCGGCAAGTTGTAGGTGGTGATGGTTTCCATTTCGCTGAAATTCATCCGCAGGCTGCCGTCGCCGTCGACGTCGATCACCAGCTTTCCCGGATTGGCGAATTGGGCCCCGATGGCGGCCGGCAGGCCGTAACCCATGGTGCCCATGGACCCCGAGGTCAGCCAGCGCCGGGGCACGGCGGTGCGGCCGTATTGCGCCGCCCACATCTGATGTTGGCCCACGCCCGTCGTTACGATGGCTTCGCCCCGGGTCATCTCGGCGATCTTTTCCAGGACGGCGTAGGGCTGGATTTTTTCGGCGGTCCGGTTGTAATTCAACGGGTGCGCCTTCCGGGTCGCGTCCGTGTGCTTGATCCAGGCCGAGAAATCCCGCTTGAACCCCCATTTTTTGCCCGCGTCGATCAAATCCCGCAGGCCCCGCTTGGCGTCGGCCACGTGGGACCAGGTCGGCGTTTTCACTTTTCCGATTTCCGCCGGGTCGATGTCCAGGTGGGCGATGAAGGACGCCTTGGGGGCGAATTCCGACACTTTCCCCGCCACCCGGTCGTCGAAGCGCGCGCCCACGGCGAAGAGGAAATCACAGTCCTCCACCGCGTAGTTCCCGTAGGGCGTCCCGTGCATGCCCAGCATGTGCATGGACAGCGGGTGCCGGTTGTCCAGGGCGCCGATGCCCATGAGCGTCGTCACGACGGGGATATTAAAGGTTTCCGCAAATTCCTTGAGTTCGGCCGACGCGTTGGCGTTGATCACCCCGCCCCCGACATACAATAGAGGCCGGTGGGCCTCGGCCAAACGCTGAAAAAAGGTCCGCCCCTGGGATTCCGACAGCCGGGATTCGGACAGCGCCTCCACCCGCCGGCGATAGCCGCGCAAGGGAAGGAGCCCCGCGCCCTTAAACTGCCCGGGCGTGACCTGGACGTCTTTGGGAATGTCCACCACCACGGGACCCGGCCGGCCCGTGCGGGCGATCCAAAAAGCCGTGCGCAGGGTGCTTTCCAATTCCTCGGGTTTCTCCACCAAAAAAACGTGCTTGGCGCAGGCCATCATAATGTTGAAAACCGGCGCCTCTTGGAAAGCGTCGGTGCCGATGGCGGGCCGGGGCACCTGCCCCGTCAAAACGACCAGGGGGACCGAATCCGCCATGGCGTCTCGAATGGGGGTCACCGTGTTGGTGGCCCCGGGCCCCGAGGTCACGAGCGCCACCCCCACCTGTCCGGTGGAGCGGGCAAACCCGGAGGCCATGAATCCCGCCCCCTGTTCGTTGGCGGGGACGATGTACCGAATTTTTTTACCCTCCGACTGCTTTTCGTTGAACCGGAAGAAAGCATCGATGGCCGGCAGAATGGCGCCGCCCGAATAGCCGAACACGGTGGTCACGCCTTCCTGGGCCAAGACCCGGGGAATCATGTCCGCCCCGGTCATGGGCTCTCCCCCCGTGGGGAGGGCGGCGTCGGCGTGGAGGGCCAAATCGGCCGACATGTCGAGGGTTTTCCCCCGTTGCAACAGCACGCGGCCCGTCCGCGACACCTCTTGGATGCCGAAGGGTTCGAGGGCCTTCAGAAGGGCGTCCACCTCGCCGGCCCGGCCGGCGTTTTCGATCACAAAACCCGCGGCGCTGTCGTGCACCCGGGCGTGAAACGGTTGGCACGAATGGGCCACCCCGGTCCGATCGGTCGATCCGATCTTGACCAGGACCAATTCGCTTTCCACGTTGTCTTCCCAGCTCAGGTCCGACACCCGGACCACGTCCACCAATTTATTCAATTGGCTGATGATCTGGCCGATGACCTTGTCGTCGCCTTTGCACACCAGCGAAATTCGGGAAACCCCGGGGATTTGAGTGCCGCCGACGGCCAGCGAATCGATGTTGAAGCCGCGGCTGGAAATCAACCCGGCGATGCGGGCCAAAACGCCCGGGCGGTCTTCCACCAGGCAGGAGAGAAAGTGCGTGTGTTCCGTTGGTTTGTGCGTCATTGGTTTGTGCCCCAAGTGTTTTTCGATTTCGCTTCCGTTGATTTTCCCGCCCGCCGCCCCGAACCGCCCGCGGCTTAAAACAAAAACGCCGCCGGAGCTTGGGCGCCGGCGGCGGTCGTTTTAAACTTTTTCTCACCGCCTACGGCGCAACCCTCTCTCCCAGGACGACCTGGCTGAGGACGACGACCGTAAGCGCGAGTTTTTTACACATCGGTGTTATTTTACTTGATTCACTTTTTCAAGTCAATAATTTTATGCCGGAATCACCGGGCGGGCGTTCCGGAACTTTTCGCGTTGCCCGACTTGTTGGATAAAAAGGATTTCGATCCTCCGGACCGCGGGCCCGGGCGGCTCCCCGCGTTGGAATCCGTCGTTTTTTTTCCCGCGGCCCCGCTGTCCCGCTGGGCCCGAAGAAAAAAGACCGACTCGGCGTGATGGGCCTCCTCGGCGATGGCCAAGGCCGTTTTCCCCGCCGCGTTCTTGAGGGTGATGTTTGGGGTGTAGCGGAGAAGAGTTTTGACGCACTTTTCAGCGGAATTCAAGCGGGCGGCGATCATCAACGCCGTGTCCCCCGCCTTGTTTTGAAGGTTGATCTGGGCCTTGTGTTGCATCAGCTTTTGAATGTAGTCCTCCCGGCGGGCCTCCACCGCTTCCATCAACGCCGTTTTCCCCTCGTTGGATTTCCGGTTCACATCGGCGTTTCGGTTCAACAATTCGTCCACCAAGGCGTCGCGGCGCCAATCCAACACCGACATGAGCGGCGTTCGGCCTTCGGCGTCCGCGAGATTAATGTCGGCCCCGGCTTCCATCAACAGTTTGCTTTCGGGGCCTTTATCGGCGAATAGGGCGTGCTGAAGAGCCGTTCGGCCGTCCTTGGACTGCAGATTGACGGACGCTTTCGCCGCCAGCAGTTTCCGAACGGCTTCGGATTGACCGCTTTCCGCGGCCAGCATCAGGGCGGTTTTGCCTTCCTTGTCCCGGGCGTTGATGTCGGCTTGGGCCGCCAAAAGCCGGTCGATGGTCTTGGCCCGTTCGATTTCCCCCGCGGGTCCCATCTTGCGGACGTGAACGACCGCGGCCATCAACGGGGTGCGCCCGTCCGCGTCGGCGTCGCTGGCCTTCGCCCCGGCGGCCAACAATTGATCGATGATCGCCGACGTGTAGGCGTCGCCCGCGTACATCAGAGCCGTGCGGCCGTTGGCGTCCCGGGGGCGGACGTCGGCTCCTTTTTTGAGGAGGAGGTCCACGGATTGGCTCCACCCCTTGCCCGACGCGTTCATCAGCGCGGTCCGTTTCTCTTCGCCCTGAAAATTAATTTTCGCGCCTTCGTCCAACAACACCGTCACGATGTCCGCCGGATCCCGAAAAGCGAACTTGGCGGCCGCCGTCAAGGGGGAGTCCGTCCCGGAAAGGACGTTCACGTTCGACGAATCCACGCAGGATTTCACCCCTTTTAAATC
Proteins encoded:
- the ilvB gene encoding biosynthetic-type acetolactate synthase large subunit, which gives rise to MTHKPTEHTHFLSCLVEDRPGVLARIAGLISSRGFNIDSLAVGGTQIPGVSRISLVCKGDDKVIGQIISQLNKLVDVVRVSDLSWEDNVESELVLVKIGSTDRTGVAHSCQPFHARVHDSAAGFVIENAGRAGEVDALLKALEPFGIQEVSRTGRVLLQRGKTLDMSADLALHADAALPTGGEPMTGADMIPRVLAQEGVTTVFGYSGGAILPAIDAFFRFNEKQSEGKKIRYIVPANEQGAGFMASGFARSTGQVGVALVTSGPGATNTVTPIRDAMADSVPLVVLTGQVPRPAIGTDAFQEAPVFNIMMACAKHVFLVEKPEELESTLRTAFWIARTGRPGPVVVDIPKDVQVTPGQFKGAGLLPLRGYRRRVEALSESRLSESQGRTFFQRLAEAHRPLLYVGGGVINANASAELKEFAETFNIPVVTTLMGIGALDNRHPLSMHMLGMHGTPYGNYAVEDCDFLFAVGARFDDRVAGKVSEFAPKASFIAHLDIDPAEIGKVKTPTWSHVADAKRGLRDLIDAGKKWGFKRDFSAWIKHTDATRKAHPLNYNRTAEKIQPYAVLEKIAEMTRGEAIVTTGVGQHQMWAAQYGRTAVPRRWLTSGSMGTMGYGLPAAIGAQFANPGKLVIDVDGDGSLRMNFSEMETITTYNLPVKVLLLNNEGDGMVRQWQTLYFNKRYFAIDKNLHTLDFVKAAQAMGFPYARRIDKPADVDGALKEFLGAPGPAFLDVTIDPFAFVYPMVGPGMGYKEMATGEWIKSRPHSTAPHEVPGDVVPDLF
- a CDS encoding ankyrin repeat domain-containing protein, encoding MSKNGWAWGLVLMGGAGFPAGACDVWGPLAAGDLKGVKSCVDSSNVNVLSGTDSPLTAAAKFAFRDPADIVTVLLDEGAKINFQGEEKRTALMNASGKGWSQSVDLLLKKGADVRPRDANGRTALMYAGDAYTSAIIDQLLAAGAKASDADADGRTPLMAAVVHVRKMGPAGEIERAKTIDRLLAAQADINARDKEGKTALMLAAESGQSEAVRKLLAAKASVNLQSKDGRTALQHALFADKGPESKLLMEAGADINLADAEGRTPLMSVLDWRRDALVDELLNRNADVNRKSNEGKTALMEAVEARREDYIQKLMQHKAQINLQNKAGDTALMIAARLNSAEKCVKTLLRYTPNITLKNAAGKTALAIAEEAHHAESVFFLRAQRDSGAAGKKTTDSNAGSRPGPRSGGSKSFLSNKSGNAKSSGTPAR